A window from Nothobranchius furzeri strain GRZ-AD chromosome 17, NfurGRZ-RIMD1, whole genome shotgun sequence encodes these proteins:
- the gas1a gene encoding growth arrest-specific protein 1a, producing MANSRALQTVCRSVWPLGCALLIFGYLCVATPPHGRRLVCWQAIMICHQEPSCNYAYEHYSRACGSVLSGQRRKCPSHCISSLVQLNLTKSGPALEDCSCGHDSLCQSTKRAIEPCLPRTTSTGCTEARLQCERDRECSSAMQDYLHHCGKLFSGATCSNACRNVIAKMRKHPKGQKLDSCVCDGPERNICEFVKSSMRALCFDDPDPDYEQSGSDDGSDEERDDWEKGGPEELGNGASITAAACARTLLASILALLALF from the coding sequence ATGGCGAACTCTCGCGCTTTGCAGACCGTCTGCAGATCAGTTTGGCCTCTGGGCTGCGCGCTTCTGATCTTCGGCTACTTGTGCGTGGCTACCCCGCCTCACGGTCGGCGGCTGGTCTGCTGGCAAGCCATCATGATCTGTCACCAGGAACCCAGCTGCAATTACGCGTACGAGCACTACAGCCGCGCGTGTGGCTCGGTTCTGAGCGGACAGAGAAGAAAGTGCCCGAGCCACTGCATCTCCTCTCTGGTCCAGCTGAACCTGACCAAAAGCGGCCCGGCTCTGGAGGACTGCAGCTGCGGCCACGACTCGCTGTGCCAGAGCACCAAACGGGCCATCGAGCCGTGCCTGCCCAGGACTACCAGCACGGGCTGCACGGAAGCCCGGCTCCAGTGCGAGCGGGACCGGGAGTGCAGCTCCGCCATGCAAGACTATTTGCACCACTGCGGGAAACTTTTCAGCGGGGCGACGTGCAGCAACGCCTGCAGGAATGTGATCGCGAAGATGCGTAAACACCCCAAAGGCCAGAAGCTGGATAGCTGCGTGTGTGACGGGCCCGAGAGGAACATTTGTGAGTTTGTCAAGAGTAGCATGAGAGCGCTGTGCTTCGATGACCCGGACCCGGACTATGAACAGAGCGGTTCTGATGACGGTTCCGATGAGGAGAGGGACGACTGGGAGAAGGGCGGTCCGGAGGAGCTGGGCAACGGAGCCTCTATCACCGCAGCCGCCTGCGCTCGGACCCTCCTGGCATCCATCTTGGCTCTACTAGCCCTCTTTTAA